The Equus caballus isolate H_3958 breed thoroughbred chromosome 25, TB-T2T, whole genome shotgun sequence nucleotide sequence GTCAATGCATCTAGTAAGATTTGGGATGGAAGTATGTCTTTCCTTTGTTAACTGGGAGACAGAATAATGTATAAAGTGACATCTTGAAGTCAAATgattttagaaaagagaaatatagaaGTTGAGAATATGGAAACTTATTTTCCTAAAACTGTATCTATGCAGTCTTTGAGAAGTCTTTGAGTACCATAAGGGGTTTATACATTTCTCAAAATAGGAATTGttggatggggctggcccagtggcgcagtggttaagttctcatgttcagcttctcagtggcccgggattcgctggtcaggtgcggacatggcactgcttggcaaaagccatgctgtggtaggcatccttcgcataaaagtagaggaagataggtgtggatgttagctcagggccagtcttcctcagcaaaaagaggaggatcagcagtggttagctcagggctgatcttcctcgaaaaagaaacaaaaaaagaaattgttggACCAAATGATCTCTGAAGTTCCTTTCAGCAGAAATATTCGTTGGTTATGTAGACCATCAGCAGGTCTTATAACCATGAATAAGTTGTCTTGGTTTTAATTTGGAGAGTTGTGTTATATAGTGCCACTAGTATATATTTTAGAGCCAGATAAGCATGACTTTAAATTCAGATTTTGCCCTTTATGAGCTTAAACTTTTCATGtctcagttttctaatttgtaatactgggaaaataataaatagtataacaataataatagtagtagcaGCAATTGCCTCATGGggttattgtaagaattaaatgtaatAATGCAGCAAAATCCCTGGTTCAAGGTAAATGCTCTGTAAATTTTAGCTACTTGAGAGTGATGATGTTAATGACAATGAAAAATCCATACTTcattattttggaaaacaattaaGCACTTGATTTCTTTGTCAAAACCATGTGTCGTTTACGTTGGGGCACAAAATTGAGATTAACTCAATGGCCTGCTCAGATGTCTAAGTCTATCAAAATAATTCTGTTTATGGCAACAGATGGACAATACCAACTGGACCAGTGTGTCCCATTTTGTTCTCTTAGGCATTTCTACCCATCCATAAGAGCAGATCccactcttccttctttttctactcATGTATGCAATCAACATTTCTGGAAACTTTGCCATCCTCACACTGATCACCTCTACTTCACACCTCCACTCCCTCATGTACATTTTCCTCAGTAACTTGGCTTTGGCACACATCTGACTCACCTCCACCACAGTCCCCAAGATGCTACAGAACATTTTCTCTCCTAGAAAAGCCACTTCCTACATCGGCTGCTTAGCCCAggcttatttctttctttgctttgcaGCCATGGAAAACTTCCTCCTGGCTAtgatggcctatgacagatataTTGCCATCTGTCATCTTTCTGCTACACTATGATGCTGACTAGAATGCTGTGTTCACAGATGTGTGCCACATCCTCTCCCATCTTCATTCCCTGCTGCACACCTTTCTCACGGGCCAGTTGATCCTCTGTGCAGATAACAGGATCCTTCACTTCTTCTGTGAGCTCTACCCTCTGATAAAGTGCTGGAGCTATACCCTCCAGCATTCGCCTCAACATGCTGATGATTCACACAGAAAGTGTCATTGTCATCAAGGGAGACTTGGCTTTCATCATTGCCTCCTATGCCTGCATCATCTCAGCAGTCCTCTGGATCCTGTTAGCCAAGGGCAAGTGGAGAGCTTTTTTGACCCATGGCCCCCAACTCACTGTGGTGGCCATATTCTATGGCACCCTCACTTGGGTCCACTTCCAACGCTTTTCCAGCTACTTAGTGACCAAGGTTTTCAACCTGACAGTCATGTACACAGTGGTGACCCTCATGCTGAGCCCCTTCATTTATAACCTGAGAAATGGGGATTTCAAAGGAGACCTCAGGAGATTTATAGACAGAATATGACCTTCTTTCTTTAGATAAAACCCTAAAATATAGTTCCAAGTTTTACCTATGATTCTGGGGAAAAAGTTTTGTCCTTCACAGATCTGCTTCCTTTAGAATGTTTCAGAAATGTCTAAATTAGATACATATAATGAATTGTCTCATTATGTACTATCCTGAGTTATCCCTTAAACCCAAAGCACATGAAACTATATATTTAGTATAAACAATGAGCATGGCTGTAATCAAAATTGAGAGTGTTCTCTGGGCCTTCCATTAAGCACTAGGGTTGCAACTCTCAGAGTTCTTAGACACAGGCAACAGaaattaattcttttgttttagttGATGGATGGATATAATAAGTTTATTGAAAGGAAATGTGGAACTCATGCATTTCTAAGAAAGCTAAGCAACCAGACTCAATAAAATGGACAAGAATAAGAAAGGTCATATAGTCAAAATCATATCCCAGAACGGGTCAGATGAGGTCATCACTTTAGTCACCAAACTCTGTTTGCTGCCTCTTGTACCCTCACCAACACTATCAGCAATAGTCACTGGGAATAGCTCTTGGAGGCCTGAAAACCAAGTGTGATCACCTCCAGAAAGAACTGCCCACTTATTCTTTGCAGCAGCACCTCTAGATTCAAACTAAGGTGGTACATGTGATTGGCCAAGTCTTGGGTCACTCACCCATGCTCTGGTTcctgggaaacaaggaaagcaaTACTGCTGTTTTTATTCTCTATAAGGCAGAAGGAGGTTCTGCCTCCTACCAAGACAAATGAAATGGGGAAACTACTCCAATATGGGAAAATGGACATAATGACAAATTTCCACTATGGGGTCAGGAGTTACAGAAGTTCAAGAATTAAGCACTGTCACAGCTCTCCAACTTGCATTTTATTAACCTTCATTAGCTGCACCATTCGGGCATAACTTAAACTCCTTTTGTCTTAGCATGCTCCCGATCTTTTCTATAGTTGGTATGAACAACTTGTCTAATACTGGATATTTTTCTGCTGCCCAATCAACATTGGACATGaggaacagatgaatggataaagaaattgtggcatacgcacacacacacacacacacatgaatattattcagcctttaaaaagaaggttagccttccatttgcaacaaaatgggtAAAActggaagatattatgctaaatgaaataagccagacacagaaagataacAAAACTGCATGATACCTCTatatgcggaatctaaaaaagtcgaatacatagaagcagagagtagaaacAGACGTTACCAGTGACAGGGAGttgggagaaatggagagatgttggtcaaaggatacaaagttGAAAGTATGTAGGATGATTAAGTCTAGAGTTCTAATGTGCATCATGataactatagttaatactatTGTATTGAATACTGGAAACTTGCTAAAAAAGTAGATTCCAGGTGCTCTTATTAGACACAGAAACATGGTTAATGATGTGAGGAGATGGTATGTTAATTAGCTTGtctcatttcactatgtatatgtatatcaaatcatcatgttgtacaccttaaatatatacatttatttttttggtgatgaagattaggcctgagataacatctgttgccaatcttcttttcttttctttttctacccaaagacccagtacatagttgtatatcctagttgtaggtcattctggtgtTTCTATGTGGGATATCACCACAGCAGGGCCTAACAAGTGGtgataggtccatgcccaggatccaaactggtgaacccctggccaccaaaatggaacacatgatcttaaccactcagcaattAGCTTGGCCcctacaatttttatttttaaacataaattaaattttaaaataaggaaaaaaatttctggTATTTCTCCCTCATTCCTTGATGACTTCAGAATCTGTTTCTCTAACTCTCTCCACCACaatttaattatcatttttgGAAATTCCAATATTCATATAAATGGTTTATCCACATAGCAACATGTATTCACCCCATCTCAGCCACCCATTCATATGGTCATATCTCAGACTTTGCCATTACAAATAATTGCACCACTGGTGAAAGCTCAGTTTTAAACATTTCCCTTCCTGTTGGCTCCTATTCTTTcactttatataatttaattctcCAACTCCAACAATTTTCTGACACCATTGAGATCCATTATCCCTTGAAATTCTTCTTTATTATCTACTACCTAATTTACGTCCTTCCTTCCCAACTTAACAATACAGTTTATGGCCCAGAATTATAACCACCTTCTTGGAAACCCCTTTAATTCTCTTGCCTCCTCTTGCTTTACTGGCAAAATCCCAGCCCTGAGTAATTCcaaaattttgcttatttgtgACTTTATTTGATTACCTGAATATTGGAGAATATCGCCCCACCATGCTTATTTGAGTAATAGTAAACCAGAGAACAAAATGCCCAAACGGGTGCTCAATAGTGGCAGAGTTGTGGATTATCATCACATTTCCTAGTACTTTACTTTCCGAAACTCTagcatattttacatattttcttttttatgattctcTAAAGCAATCCTGCTCACACCACTGTCTGCTGAAGTGTCTTCAAGTATATGTCATCTTCCCTCCATCAAATCTACCAGCCCACCTCCATCTGAATCCAAATCTCTGACTTCCTTTTGTTATGGGGGAAGAAGTGGTTCATTTTCTAGATAAAATCATCACTTTAATAGATACACATCCCCTTTCaagaattttgttttcaattaaCTACTTTCTCTCTTGaatcattaatttttaactaTATATTGGATATTTCTATCAGCAAATGAACATGCTTAATGTCATTAGTCTTtacaaaaattagaagaaattctCTCTTGACTCATTTTACACATGACACCTCAAATCGCACATGACTTTTTGTCTACCTCCTCAAATGAGTATACTTTCAATGTGTCTATCATCATGGCCTCCACTTCCTCTATTGCAATTTTATCATAAAATGGCTGTAATTGAAATCTTCCTCCTAACATTTCACTTAACTCCTCCTATCAAAGTTTCAAATAATCTATATCTTGCAAAATCTAATAATCAATTATATGTTCTCATTAATGACCTCTCAACTACATTTGAGAGAGTGACTACTCCTATATTCTGGACATACTCTTTTCCAGGATTCTGACATACTAAATTTACCTACTTTCTTCCTACTAATGGCCacttttcagtctcctttgctaCTTCCTCCCCCAGACTCTAAATGTTGAAGTGCTCACCCACCTCAGGGCTCTGTCCATACTTCTCTTTACTATACTCTCTTAATAGGTGATTTTGTCCAGTCCATAGTTTCAAATGTCATTTACATTTTGTTGTGACATTTCTATCTCAAGACAAGACCTCTCCATGAGGCTCAAGAATTATGTATTCGACTGCCTATGAAATATTTTCACTTGGAAAGATATCTCAAagttaacatgtccaaaacagaGTTATGGATTCCCCCCAACCAAATCTGCAAGCCCTCCACTTCCACAGAACCTTCCCCATATAAATAAATGGCACACTAATTCCACCCACTTTCACAGTccatgtttgatttttctttttcccttgcaTACTACATCTAGTTTATCAATGTATCTACACAGCTCTACTTACCATATGTCCCAAATCTGACCACCTACTTCTGGAGTAAGAGCCACTGTGAAAACTCTCCTTCAGTCTCCACTATCAGTGAAGTTTTATGGAGTGAAACAAAAGCTCAGATAGAATAATTCAGTCATTATAAATATCTAGCTGTTTATTATCACTGTAAGTTGAAAATTACAGGATACCATAAAATTATTACAATTTTAAGAGAGGTTTAGGCTACTCTACGGTTTCCTCAAAAATCATGCCTCTGTACAATGGTATTGTAACTCATTTTGATTTCTCTCTGAAGAAAAGTACCTGTCACACTATCATTAAAATGATCAAAGTTCTGCAGGCCATTCTGATTGGTAATAATTTGGCTTAGTAATCATCTATGCAACATATTAGATCTGAAAAATGAGAAGTTCTGGTTtggtgatttgaaaatatcttttcagtTCCAATGCAAAGAGATTCTAGGTCAGTTGATGGAGACCAGAGCTATTCATTCATGAACTAACTTATTCTCAGATACAAACAAGAGGGAGACAACAAGGAAGATTATTCCACAGGAATGTTAACCATGCCAGTTCTTAGGAGTATAACCCCTATACTTGAGGCATTTTAAAGTTAGATCTTAACTCCTTGGGCTCAGGAGATGTGCTACCATTCTCTGTTTGCCTGGGAATCAGGTTGGAAGTTTCCCAAGATGCACAGTTTCCTGAAAAGCCTTTGCAGAGCTCCCTTAACCTCTTTGTTCCTCAGGCTATAGATAAGTGGGTTTAGCATAGGTGTAACTACTGTGTAAAAGATGGCAATCTGGTGATCCTGGTCCAAGTCATAGCTGGAAGATGGCCGGAGGTACATGCGGATCACAGAGCCATACAGGAGCAGCACAACCATGACGTGGGAGCTACAGGTGGACAGGGCTTTGTGCAGGACAGCAACTGAGTGCTTGCGGACTATGGCAACCCCAATGCGGGCATAGGAACCTAAAATGAAGAAGAAGGGGCTGACCACCACAGCTACaccctcagtaaatattagcaTTTCATTGACCACTGGCCGGGTGCAGGAGAGCTTCAGCAAGGGTGtgatgtcacagaagaagtgggtGACCTCATTGCCACAGAAGGTTAAGCGGGTGACCAGCACACTATAAAGAAGGCTGTTGAGGCTAACAACCACCCATGAGGTTAAGGTTATGCGTAGACAGAGGCGATGGCTGATGATGGCAGAGTATCTTAAGGGGTCACAGATGGCAGCACAGcgatcataggccatggcagccagcAAGTGGCCTTCCATGCTGCCcacagtcataaaaaagaaaagctggattATGCAGCAGTTAAAGGAGATGGTTCTATTCACAGGCAGCATGTGCACCAGCATCTGGGGAACAGTGATGGTTGTGAGAAATATGTCAATAAATGAAAGCTGGCTGAGCAGGAAATACATGGGAGTCTGAAGCTTGGAGTCCAAGAGAACAACAATTACTAACAGGGCGTTACCCATAACTGCCACCAGGTACATGGCAAGGACAATCCCAAAAATAATTGGCTGCATCTCTGGCCAACTTGCCAGGCCCAATAAAACAAATTCAGTTACTTCTGTTCTATTTCTAGTGGCCATAAAACATGATCTACATCACCTGCAAAAACAAAGATCAAATAATGCTCAAGTTTATTATGGGATAGTTTTTAGAAAATGTCTTCCCTTGCATAGACGTCCCTAGTTTCCAAAAGtagtttttctttaattccttccctttgccattttctttctatCCATCTACTCACTCACCCACTCTTTAGTTTATTCCAGATTCACTTATGGACTTATTGCAAGATTGACTTGCAATCTCTCAATTTGATTGACACTAAGGACAGTAGGATAAATCACACATGATTTTATTAAATTCACTGTATAACAAGGAAGGCATCACTAAACACAGAATTTCTTTGGTGATTTCTATGTGCTAGAGAGCATATGAAATATCATACAtctgatcctcacaacaatctcaTATAATAGAAACTACTTTTGATCTCCTATGAGAGGTGAGAAATCTAAAGCAAAGCGACTTACTCTGTTGAATGTCTTATAGGATCTGAGTGACAAAATCTAGACTCAACAGTCTATAGTTTTGCTGGACTTAAGCAACACACTTCACTGGTTGTCAGACTTGACAAGGGAGGGGAAAGATGTCAAGGCTCCAGCCAGATATCCAAGTCTCTACATCTCTGATGGGACACTGGAGTGAACATCTGCTCCTACATTTCTATGTCAAGAATctcaaatttgttcttttattaggAGAGTTCTTGTTCCATTAAGTCAAGTGCACTTCCCTGAGATAAAAGTAGCAATGGTTAATATAATCATTAAAGttattaatgtttaatttttagtaaataatataatattccAGTGGATGGAATTCTCATGTCTTTTTGGCTCAGGATTTCTCTGTAGGCAGATCTATATGGTATGCTGAAGAGGTAACTTCTAGAGGCTGCTAAATACATGAggatatattttttcatgaatgtgagaaaaataattaaaatactatagtataagataatataataaaaagcagagatcTTTAACCGTAAGTTTTCTCACCTTCCTGTTTAGTTTTAACTCTTTTGGTGGTTCCTACCTCTATGATTCTAGATAACATGCTACTTATTATACATCTATGTACCAGTTTTATCCATTTAAGATATCTTTCAACTCTCTACTATGTAAGATGAAGTTTTATCTTGTTTACATTTTTCCcactattctctcttcttttccatgaTCTTTTGATGATTATTGTAGTTCTTCAGTGAAttgcttttctgcttttaaatgGTATACTTAAATCTATATTTCTGCATCAACTTCAGAGTCCACTTATCTTCCTCACTCCAACAACTTCCCAATCTTTGGAAAGCTGTACCTTGGTTTGTATATTGTCAATATTGAAAACATATAAATTATGATTTATAACCATAGTTAAGTCTTCCAGGTAAAAGCTGGACTTCAGTAAACAATATTTACGTTAgtataattatgtaaatattttcatgGTGGAGCCAAATGATGTGctattgtttcatttgttctttgatGAATCCAGTGTTCCACCTGACTAAAGGAGAATATTCCTAACattcagataaagaaaacaacTATTTCAAGGACATACCTCTTGGTGCTTTCTTTACTCTAAAGATCATACATGGAGCTGCAGCTTAAAAGATAAAGAACCTTTACCTTTTCCAGTGTctgttcttttgtctttatttcttcctatatCCTTCTCTGTGTTAGTAAATGCAGCTCAAACTATATGCTCTTGTGATCCTGTCACTCATCCAAGGCAGTGGCCAAATGGAGCTGTCTACATGAAGGTATAGATGAAGTTGAAAGAGACGAAGagatgggaagggagagagatgaaATCAGTCCTTTCATGGGGAAAGGGTGAGAGAAAATGGTCTCCAAGAAGGAAAAAGTGGCAAAGAGTATAGATTCATCCATTCTGAGGCTAAGAATGTGGTAACATGGAGAGTCAACTATTTCCAAGCAAAGCAAAACTGTGTTTTTAAACTAATTATATGCAAAAAGAGTCATAAGCACTGGTAAAGCTCTTGTTGGCTGACTTCTTCAAGACTAGTGTCTATATCTTTCCTATTTTCCAATATCTCAAC carries:
- the OR12K5 gene encoding olfactory receptor 1J4 yields the protein MATRNRTEVTEFVLLGLASWPEMQPIIFGIVLAMYLVAVMGNALLVIVVLLDSKLQTPMYFLLSQLSFIDIFLTTITVPQMLVHMLPVNRTISFNCCIIQLFFFMTVGSMEGHLLAAMAYDRCAAICDPLRYSAIISHRLCLRITLTSWVVVSLNSLLYSVLVTRLTFCGNEVTHFFCDITPLLKLSCTRPVVNEMLIFTEGVAVVVSPFFFILGSYARIGVAIVRKHSVAVLHKALSTCSSHVMVVLLLYGSVIRMYLRPSSSYDLDQDHQIAIFYTVVTPMLNPLIYSLRNKEVKGALQRLFRKLCILGNFQPDSQANREW